One genomic window of Microbacterium testaceum StLB037 includes the following:
- a CDS encoding aminopeptidase P family protein encodes MESPATGDTIAPSEQAATPVTAEPQANDAPSNSTTNRKAPFPQGFLDTISTGWAEREEALPSPREQAAWAARRRAKVSAAFPGQRLVIPAGGLKQRSNDTDYPFRAHSAFAHLTGWASDAEPDSVLVFEPREDGHEVVLYFRERADRTTPEFYADASVGEFWIGPRPALEGVAADLGVATAHVDDFVASDADRTLGEDDELARFVSELRLVKDEFELAEMALAVEVTARGFDDIVAELPRIVEHPRGERVVEGVFHQRARADGNAVGYDTIAASGPHACYLHWTRNDGAVKPGDLILIDAGVEVDSLYTADITRTLPVSGRFTDVQRRVYETVREAADVAFEAARPGVPFRRVHEAAMEIIAARVAEWGLLPVSAQEALDADTGGQHRRYMVHGTSHHLGIDVHDCAQARRDMYYDGLLEPGMVFTIEPGLYFQIDDLTVPEEYRGIGVRIEDDIVMTSDGPVNLSADIPRTADEVEDWIARLSR; translated from the coding sequence ATGGAATCCCCCGCCACCGGCGACACGATCGCCCCCTCGGAGCAGGCAGCCACCCCCGTCACCGCCGAGCCGCAGGCGAACGACGCGCCCTCGAACTCGACGACGAACCGGAAGGCACCGTTCCCGCAGGGGTTCCTCGACACCATCTCTACGGGCTGGGCCGAGCGCGAGGAGGCCTTGCCGAGCCCCCGTGAGCAAGCGGCCTGGGCCGCGCGGCGTCGCGCGAAGGTGTCCGCCGCTTTCCCCGGCCAGCGGCTCGTGATTCCCGCCGGCGGGCTGAAGCAGCGCAGCAACGACACCGACTACCCGTTCCGCGCCCACTCGGCGTTCGCGCACTTGACCGGCTGGGCGTCCGACGCCGAACCCGACTCGGTCCTCGTCTTCGAGCCGCGCGAGGACGGCCACGAGGTCGTGCTCTACTTCCGGGAGCGCGCCGACCGCACCACGCCCGAGTTCTACGCCGACGCGTCCGTCGGAGAGTTCTGGATCGGGCCTCGTCCCGCACTCGAAGGAGTGGCCGCCGATCTGGGCGTCGCGACGGCCCACGTCGATGACTTCGTCGCGTCCGACGCCGATCGCACCCTCGGTGAGGACGACGAGCTCGCCCGTTTCGTCTCGGAGCTGCGTCTCGTCAAGGACGAGTTCGAACTCGCCGAGATGGCCCTGGCGGTCGAGGTCACGGCGCGGGGCTTCGACGACATCGTCGCGGAGCTCCCCCGCATCGTCGAGCACCCCCGCGGGGAGCGGGTCGTGGAAGGGGTCTTCCACCAGCGCGCCCGGGCCGACGGCAACGCGGTCGGATACGACACGATCGCGGCATCCGGACCCCACGCCTGCTACCTGCACTGGACGCGCAACGACGGCGCGGTGAAGCCGGGCGACCTCATCCTCATCGACGCCGGGGTCGAGGTCGACAGTCTCTACACCGCCGACATCACCCGCACTCTCCCCGTCTCGGGACGGTTCACCGACGTGCAGCGCCGGGTGTACGAAACCGTCCGAGAGGCCGCCGACGTGGCATTCGAGGCCGCCCGACCGGGCGTGCCGTTCCGTCGCGTGCACGAAGCCGCCATGGAGATCATCGCCGCTCGCGTCGCGGAGTGGGGCCTTCTCCCCGTGTCGGCCCAGGAGGCCCTGGATGCCGACACCGGCGGCCAGCACCGGCGCTACATGGTCCACGGCACGAGCCACCATCTCGGCATCGACGTGCACGACTGCGCCCAGGCCCGTCGCGACATGTACTACGACGGTCTGCTCGAGCCGGGGATGGTCTTCACGATCGAGCCCGGTCTCTACTTCCAGATCGACGACCTCACCGTCCCCGAGGAGTACCGCGGCATCGGCGTGCGCATCGAGGACGACATCGTCATGACCTCGGACGGCCCGGTGAACCTGTCGGCCGACATCCCCCGCACCGCCGACGAGGTCGAGGACTGGATCGCTCGGCTGTCGCGGTGA
- a CDS encoding gamma-glutamyltransferase family protein — MSFTPPPAFTTRPTLRGTFGMSASTHWTATATAQAVLERGGTAFDAAVAAAFVLHVVEPHLNGPGGDLVALVRPAGAAEPVVLMGQGPAPAAATIAHVTGLGLDLVPGAGGLAATVPGAVDAWLLLLRDHGTWELRDILAYAIGYARDGHPLVAGAAATIGRVADLFRDHWPTSADQWMPNGRAPAPDTVVRHPAYADVLDTLIAAGVPAESREARIDAARTRWAEEVLPAAAAFIQKPHRHSDGGEHRGVLGAEDVRAWRASVEPAVSARFRGWDVYKPGVWTQGPALLQTLRMLDPFEDDALDISRGRGAHTVLEAQKLAYADRDAWFGDGEGAASPSALLADDYIAERRALIGDDASPEFRPGSPEGRHPVIPPLRTDAGVAAGATGEPTVDRSGQTRGDTCHIDVIDRWGNVISATPSGGWLQSSPTVPELGFCLGTRLQMTWLVPGHPSSLLPGRRPRTTLTPTLLSRGDEVTALGSPGGDQQDQWQLPVILRTLVGGYTAQQAIDSPTLHTTAIADSFWPRTWTPAGAMVEGRIGDEVVSDLERRGHRVTVAGDWALGRVSAVGRDANGLLWAAANPRGMQGYAAGR, encoded by the coding sequence GTGAGCTTCACACCCCCGCCCGCATTCACGACACGCCCGACCCTTCGCGGGACGTTCGGCATGTCGGCATCCACCCACTGGACGGCGACGGCGACTGCACAGGCCGTCCTCGAGCGCGGCGGGACCGCCTTCGACGCCGCGGTCGCCGCCGCGTTCGTCCTGCACGTCGTGGAACCCCACCTGAACGGACCCGGCGGCGACCTGGTCGCACTCGTACGTCCGGCCGGAGCCGCGGAGCCGGTCGTGCTCATGGGGCAGGGGCCGGCGCCCGCCGCGGCCACGATCGCCCACGTCACCGGCCTGGGGCTCGACCTCGTCCCGGGCGCGGGCGGACTCGCCGCCACGGTCCCCGGAGCGGTCGATGCCTGGCTCCTCCTCCTGCGGGACCACGGCACGTGGGAACTCCGCGACATCCTGGCGTACGCGATCGGCTATGCCCGCGACGGGCACCCCCTCGTCGCCGGCGCGGCCGCGACGATCGGCCGCGTCGCCGACCTCTTCCGCGATCATTGGCCCACATCGGCCGACCAATGGATGCCGAACGGCCGGGCCCCCGCTCCCGATACGGTCGTCCGCCACCCGGCGTACGCCGACGTCCTCGACACGCTCATCGCCGCCGGTGTCCCCGCGGAATCGCGCGAAGCCCGCATCGACGCCGCTCGAACCCGCTGGGCCGAAGAGGTGCTCCCCGCGGCCGCCGCCTTCATCCAGAAGCCGCACCGCCACTCCGATGGCGGCGAGCACCGGGGCGTCCTGGGCGCCGAGGATGTGCGCGCGTGGCGCGCGAGCGTCGAACCCGCGGTCTCCGCCCGATTCCGTGGATGGGACGTGTACAAGCCCGGGGTGTGGACGCAGGGGCCGGCGCTGCTCCAGACGCTGCGGATGCTCGATCCCTTCGAGGACGATGCCCTCGACATCAGCCGCGGGCGCGGTGCGCACACCGTCCTCGAGGCGCAGAAGCTCGCGTACGCGGACCGCGACGCCTGGTTCGGCGACGGCGAAGGGGCGGCGTCGCCGTCGGCGCTGCTCGCCGACGACTACATCGCCGAGCGTCGGGCCCTCATCGGCGACGACGCGTCGCCGGAGTTCCGTCCCGGGTCGCCCGAGGGGCGGCATCCGGTGATCCCTCCCCTGCGCACCGACGCGGGTGTCGCCGCCGGCGCAACGGGTGAACCCACGGTTGATCGTTCTGGCCAGACGCGCGGTGACACCTGCCACATCGACGTCATCGACCGGTGGGGCAACGTGATCTCCGCAACGCCCTCGGGCGGCTGGCTGCAATCGTCGCCGACCGTCCCCGAGCTGGGTTTCTGTCTCGGCACCCGCCTGCAGATGACGTGGCTGGTTCCGGGGCATCCCTCCTCGCTCTTGCCGGGTCGACGCCCCCGGACGACGCTGACACCCACCCTCCTCTCCCGAGGCGACGAGGTCACCGCTCTGGGGTCTCCCGGCGGCGACCAGCAGGACCAGTGGCAGTTGCCGGTGATCCTGCGGACGCTCGTGGGCGGCTACACGGCGCAGCAGGCGATCGATTCGCCCACGCTCCACACCACCGCGATCGCAGACTCCTTCTGGCCGCGGACCTGGACGCCGGCCGGGGCGATGGTCGAAGGGCGGATAGGCGACGAGGTCGTCTCCGACCTCGAGCGACGCGGTCATCGCGTGACGGTCGCCGGAGACTGGGCGTTGGGCCGCGTGAGTGCCGTCGGTCGAGACGCGAACGGTCTGCTGTGGGCGGCGGCGAATCCGCGCGGAATGCAGGGGTACGCAGCCGGGAGATGA
- a CDS encoding endonuclease/exonuclease/phosphatase family protein: protein MRRLFGVIVALAFAAGAAVLTWPGVFGLERTFPLVQVISFRAALGAVFAAAAVLALLFALIRPLRALALTLALVFGVAAGANGLMIMQRGTGDESLPDKTATSLRVMTWNTAGAATSAESIAQFAVDMQADVVTLPETTIDTGTRVAELMRDMGRPMWAHHAEYGVTGWGATSTTVLIRPELGDYSVIDSSLDGSSNTSTVPSAVAMPVSGDGPIIVAAHAVAPREDYMTQWRSDLKWLADQCASDNVILAGDFNATIDHMTGLGVDGGTLGRCRDTTSASGNGGVGTWPTDIPAILGAPIDHVMATPDWTVSGSIVMRTLDGSGSDHRPVVVQLERTGG, encoded by the coding sequence GTGCGTCGGTTGTTCGGAGTCATCGTCGCGCTCGCGTTCGCTGCGGGCGCCGCGGTCCTGACCTGGCCCGGTGTTTTCGGCCTCGAGCGCACTTTCCCGCTCGTCCAGGTGATCTCGTTCCGGGCCGCCCTCGGCGCGGTCTTCGCCGCAGCCGCAGTGCTCGCCCTGCTGTTCGCGCTGATCCGTCCTCTGCGCGCCCTGGCGCTGACCCTCGCCCTCGTCTTCGGCGTGGCCGCGGGCGCGAATGGCCTGATGATCATGCAGCGCGGCACGGGAGACGAGAGCCTCCCCGACAAGACCGCGACGAGTCTGCGCGTGATGACGTGGAACACGGCGGGAGCGGCGACCTCGGCCGAGTCCATCGCGCAGTTCGCCGTCGACATGCAGGCCGACGTGGTGACCCTGCCGGAGACGACGATCGACACCGGCACGCGCGTGGCCGAACTCATGCGCGACATGGGCCGGCCGATGTGGGCCCACCACGCCGAGTACGGCGTGACCGGGTGGGGTGCCACCTCGACCACGGTGCTCATCCGCCCCGAACTGGGTGATTACTCGGTGATCGACTCCTCCCTCGACGGGTCGAGCAACACCTCCACCGTGCCGAGCGCGGTCGCCATGCCCGTCTCCGGCGACGGCCCGATCATCGTCGCCGCGCACGCCGTCGCCCCGCGCGAGGACTACATGACGCAGTGGCGGTCCGACCTGAAGTGGCTCGCCGACCAGTGCGCGAGCGACAACGTGATCCTTGCCGGCGACTTCAACGCGACGATCGACCACATGACCGGACTCGGCGTCGACGGCGGCACCCTGGGTCGCTGCCGCGACACCACTTCCGCGAGCGGCAACGGCGGCGTGGGCACGTGGCCCACCGACATCCCCGCGATTCTCGGCGCCCCGATCGACCACGTCATGGCGACGCCGGACTGGACGGTCTCGGGCTCGATCGTCATGCGCACGCTCGACGGTTCCGGCAGCGACCACCGTCCCGTCGTCGTCCAACTCGAGCGCACCGGCGGCTGA